A genomic stretch from Etheostoma cragini isolate CJK2018 chromosome 8, CSU_Ecrag_1.0, whole genome shotgun sequence includes:
- the fnbp4 gene encoding formin-binding protein 4 isoform X2, which yields MGKKSRLTGGVIGRRTILQLSPPGLRSGNVGEREEAPSGSDDEQEGDGLRFVRERLTNMKTPAAKATEGLSLLGAYDDSDEEDAGESQHATTKSADIDSTLANFMAEIDAITTQPSSEDAASHPSVPTSTPPRPEVNTQQPAANEEQNQQHTLFEYNTEYSLAGVGVEMGDWQEVWDENSGCYYYWNTVTNEVSWELPHYLADQVQSLEQNDKSSNANGTRHAAYDTKENAAALHSVKETKVKEVIESVVGLTSEEEERCGVAATLLGPLIPSEVKEAEEKWRKRLLKGSSETENSLDSDGEGVRLAASPSIPLLDPDPVPTVQKDLGAKKQSGDNSDAEEETEEDTMELELALERKKAELRALEEGDVSAAGSSPCSETSHEASGSQGLTLKKSRWKTAFPSASSPDSNSRGSDLQDHTETTLSKVLESVAEGEDKETDSSEEKTVTKPPVKEEVETPELKVETPELKFQIGQLANTLTSKMEFLGINKKAISNFQFLLLQTETRIADWREGALNGVYLRRRLQEAAEHIKYYELNATPKGWSCHWDREHRRYFYVNVRTSASQWDFPKEEDEEEGLKSSQGAQTPISSPGDAKTLSATAGGVTGSSTFTLAAPPPPPSPLCSPSQPPLPESPPPSFHNPPPPPLPPGSPPPPPPPPDSDEEIMEVEMEMDDDNDGEPPAPGTEEDGSGRPPLPPGTASTKILESSGPLGKGQKRKASQLNKTITIGSSPIIYTQPAITAAPLMPATPYWGMPAVPALLVPCEPPAPPMPALPPQPPLPPSQPPVEPPGAKALPTDKTKKAKKDKSKKSKIKMPSLVMKWQSIQKELDEEEKSSSSDEDRDLLNKKCIEDWKQQQLVTGKASKNANFEALPDNWRERLKKRKMANST from the exons ATGGGTAAGAAAAGTCGCCTCACAGGAGGAGTGATCGGTCGGAGAACGATCCTACAGCTTTCACCTCCCGGGCTCCGCAGTGGGAATGTCGGAGAGAGGGAAGAAGCACCCTCGGGATCCGAtg ATGAACAGGAGGGCGATGGACTCAGATTCGTGAGAGAAAGGCTCACAAACATGAAGACTCCCGCAGCAAAAGCAACCG AGGGATTGTCCTTGCTTGGAGCCTATGATGACAGTGATGAAGAAGATGCTGGAGAATCTCAGCATGCAACGACAAAGTCAGCTGACATTGACAGCACATTGGCCAATTTCATGGCT GAAATTGATGCAATCACCACTCAGCCAAGTTCAGAGGATGCAGCATCACACCCTTCGGTCCCAACTAGCACCCCACCCAGACCTGAGGTTAATACTCAGCAGCCAGCCGCCAATGaagaacaaaaccaacaacacacaTTGTTTGAGTACAATACTGAGTACTCGCTTGCTGGAG tgGGTGTTGAGATGGGAGACTGGCAGGAGGTGTGGGATGAGAACTCtggctgctactactactggaACACTGTAACCAATGAGGTGTCCTGGGAGCTGCCGCATTATCTAGCTGATCAGGTGCAAAGCCTGGAGCAGAATGACAAAAG cTCTAATGCCAATGGCACAAGGCATGCAGCTTATGACACCAAGGAAAATGCTGCAGCTCTACACTCAGTGAAAGAGACCAAAGTGAAG GAGGTGATTGAGAGTGTTGTAGGCCTCACAAGTGAAGAGGAGGAGCGCTGTGGAGTCGCTGCAACGCTTCTTGGGCCTCTGATTCCTTCCGAAGTGAAAGAAGCTGaagaaaaatggagaaaaagacTGCTTAAAGGCTCAAGCGAGACTGAGAACAGTCTGGATTCTGATGGAGAAGGTGTTCGCCTTGCAGCATCCCCCTCTATCCCTCTGCTGGACCCTGACCCAGTACCCACGGTCCAGAAAGATCTTGGCGCTAAGAAGCAGTCAGGCGACAACTCAGATGCtgaagaggagacagaggaagacacaATGGAGCTGGAACTGGCTCTGGAGAGGAAAAAG GCTGAGCTCCGGGCGCTGGAGGAGGGTGATGTGAGTGCAGCGGGCTCCAGTCCTTGTTCTGAGACGAGCCACGAAGCTTCTGGTTCTCAAGGCCTTACACTTAAGAAAAGCCGGTGGAAGACTGCCTTCCCCTCTGCTTCCAGCCCTGACTCAAATAGCAGGGGCTCAGATCTACAGGACCACACAGAGACGA CACTTTCTAAAGTCCTAGAGAGTGTTGCGGAAGGAGAAGACAAGGAAACGGACAGTTCCGAGGAGAAAACCGTTACAAAACCGCCGGTGAAAGAAGAGGTGGAAACACCTGAGCTCAAAGTAGAAACACCTGAGCTCAAG TTTCAGATCGGGCAACTGGCTAACACCTTAACCAGCAAGATGGAGTTCTTGGGGATAAACAAAAAGGCGATCTCTAATTTTCAGTTTCTTCTGCTACAAACTGAG ACTCGGATTGCGGACTGGAGGGAGGGCGCTCTGAATGGGGTCTATCTTCGCCGCAGGCTTCAGGAAGCTGCCGAACACATAAAATATTACGAACTTAACGCCACCCCTAAAGGCTGGTCCTGCCACTGGGACAG AGAGCACAGGCGGTATTTCTATGTGAACGTCCGGACCAGTGCCTCCCAATGGGATTTCCCAaaagaggaggacgaggaggagggcCTGAAAAGCAGCCAAGGTGCCCAGACACCGATTTCCAGTCCAGGGGATGCCAAAACATTGTCTGCAACTGCTGGTGGGGTCACAG gaTCATCTACGTTTACCTTGGCTgccccaccaccacctccatcGCCCCTCTGTTCCCCATCTCAACCTCCTCTTCCTGAAAGCCCACCTCCGTCTTTCCACAACCCCCCGCCTCCACCTCTCCCCCCAGGCTCACCacctccaccccctccccctcccgACAGCGATGAGGAGATCAtggaggtggagatggagatggacgATGATAATGATGGGGAGCCCCCAGCCCCTGGAACGGAGGAAGACGGCAGTGGGAGGCCTCCTTTACCTCCAGGCACTGCTAGCACGAAG ATCCTGGAGTCATCGGGCCCCTTGGGGAAAGGCCAGAAACGTAAAGCCAGTCAGTTGAATAAAACCATTACTATTGGCAGCAGTCCCATTATCTACACCCAGCCTGCTATCACTGCAG CTCCTCTAATGCCAGCGACACCCTACTGGGGCATGCCGGCTGTCCCTGCACTTTTGGTGCCTTGTGAACCTCCTGCCCCCCCTATGCCAGCCTTACCTCCTCAACCCCCACTGCCCCCATCCCAGCCGCCTGTTGAACCTCCTGGAGCCAAAGCTCTGCCCACAGACAAGACCAAGAAAGCCAAAAAGGATAAG TCCAAGAAGAGCAAGATCAAAATGCCATCTCTGGTGATGAAGTGGCAGAGCATCCAGAAGGAGTTggatgaagaggagaagagCAGCTCCAGTGACGAGGACAGAGATCTGCTTAACAAAAAGTGTATTGAGGACTGGAAGCAACAGCAGCTTGTCAC AGGGAAAGCTTCGAAGAATGCCAACTTTGAGGCCCTTCCTGATAACTGGCGGGAACGACTGAAGAAACGGAAGATGGCGAATAGCACGTAA
- the bscl2 gene encoding seipin, with protein sequence MYEHKDPPQRQQSKGLERGTTAQTSTRKRSGSDIMGDYMGPVLNWLQNVAAVTLLKARRTLFQAAILFCVLVLLLWVSVFLYGSFYYSYMPSVSFSTPVHFYYTSDCDSSESSLCSFPTANISFMKNERDLVMAYGQPYRVSLELEMPESPVNERLGMFMIKISCYTKGGKTVASVGRSTILHYRSNLLQSLSTLMFSPFFLTGMAEQKQLIEVELFSDYKTNAYQPSVGAVIEIQSKRVQIYSSHLRIHAFFTGIRYVLYNFPLTSAVIGVATNFAFLSVIVLFSYLQFIWGGIWPPDQVRVRVMMGDNTRIQQRREEARKRMEKENSQKDLCAPLLIGSVSDASDFQENHTVAEPSPKKPSESSDAPGADVPEEEGSHDSSHEEKDGPNVLDGCQLPNQGETLLRQRPAPWMSL encoded by the coding sequence ATGTATGAACATAAAGACCCACCACAGAGGCAGCAGTCGAAAGGGCTCGAAAGAGGAACAACTGCCCAGACCAGTACCAGAAAGAGGTCCGGATCAGACATAATGGGGGACTATATGGGACCGGTTTTAAACTGGCTCCAAAATGTGGCAGCTGTTACTCTCCTCAAAGCCCGGCGGACTTTATTTCAGGCTGCCATCCTGTTTTGTGTCCTGGTTCTGCTACTTTGGGTGTCCGTATTTCTCTACGGAAGCTTCTATTACTCATACATGCCCAGTGTGAGCTTCTCCACCCCTGTGCACTTCTACTACACCTCTGATTGTGATTCCTCAGAGTCATCACTTTGTTCATTCCCCACGGCAAACATCTCTTTCATGAAGAATGAGAGGGACCTTGTGATGGCTTACGGTCAGCCTTATCGAGTGTCTTTGGAGTTGGAGATGCCAGAGTCTCCAGTGAATGAACGCTTGGGTATGTTCATGATCAAGATATCTTGCTACACCAAGGGTGGAAAGACAGTCGCATCAGTGGGCCGATCTACCATTCTGCATTACCGCTCCAACCTTCTGCAGAGCCTGAGTACTTTAAtgttctctcctttctttctgacCGGGATGGCTGAGCAGAAGCAACTCATAGAAGTTGAGCTCTTCTCAGATTACAAGACAAATGCTTATCAACCCTCTGTCGGTGCAGTCATTGAGATCCAGTCCAAACGAGTTCAGATCTACTCATCTCATCTCCGAATCCACGCTTTCTTCACTGGCATACGATATGTTCTATACAACTTCCCCCTGACATCTGCAGTGATTGGCGTAGCCACCAACTTTGCCTTCCTCAGTGTCATTGTGCTGTTCAGCTACCTGCAATTCATATGGGGCGGGATCTGGCCTCCAGATCAAGTAAGAGTCCGGGTCATGATGGGAGACAACACCCGTATccagcagaggagagaggaggctCGGAAGCGCATGGAGAAGGAAAACTCGCAGAAGGACCTGTGTGCTCCTCTATTGATAGGATCCGTGAGTGATGCATCTGATTTCCAGGAAAATCACACAGTAGCAGAGCCGTCGCCAAAGAAGCCCTCAGAAAGTTCGGACGCACCCGGGGCTGATGTGCCAGAGGAGGAAGGGTCTCACGACTCCTCTCACGAGGAGAAAGACGGCCCCAACGTGTTGGATGGCTGCCAGCTGCCTAACCAGGGTGAGACCTTACTCCGACAGAGACCTGCGCCTTGGATGAGCCTGTAA
- the fnbp4 gene encoding formin-binding protein 4 isoform X3, which produces MDEQEGDGLRFVRERLTNMKTPAAKATEGLSLLGAYDDSDEEDAGESQHATTKSADIDSTLANFMAEIDAITTQPSSEDAASHPSVPTSTPPRPEVNTQQPAANEEQNQQHTLFEYNTEYSLAGVGVEMGDWQEVWDENSGCYYYWNTVTNEVSWELPHYLADQVQSLEQNDKSSNANGTRHAAYDTKENAAALHSVKETKVKKEVIESVVGLTSEEEERCGVAATLLGPLIPSEVKEAEEKWRKRLLKGSSETENSLDSDGEGVRLAASPSIPLLDPDPVPTVQKDLGAKKQSGDNSDAEEETEEDTMELELALERKKAELRALEEGDVSAAGSSPCSETSHEASGSQGLTLKKSRWKTAFPSASSPDSNSRGSDLQDHTETTLSKVLESVAEGEDKETDSSEEKTVTKPPVKEEVETPELKVETPELKFQIGQLANTLTSKMEFLGINKKAISNFQFLLLQTETRIADWREGALNGVYLRRRLQEAAEHIKYYELNATPKGWSCHWDREHRRYFYVNVRTSASQWDFPKEEDEEEGLKSSQGAQTPISSPGDAKTLSATAGGVTGSSTFTLAAPPPPPSPLCSPSQPPLPESPPPSFHNPPPPPLPPGSPPPPPPPPDSDEEIMEVEMEMDDDNDGEPPAPGTEEDGSGRPPLPPGTASTKILESSGPLGKGQKRKASQLNKTITIGSSPIIYTQPAITAAPLMPATPYWGMPAVPALLVPCEPPAPPMPALPPQPPLPPSQPPVEPPGAKALPTDKTKKAKKDKSKKSKIKMPSLVMKWQSIQKELDEEEKSSSSDEDRDLLNKKCIEDWKQQQLVTGKASKNANFEALPDNWRERLKKRKMANST; this is translated from the exons ATGG ATGAACAGGAGGGCGATGGACTCAGATTCGTGAGAGAAAGGCTCACAAACATGAAGACTCCCGCAGCAAAAGCAACCG AGGGATTGTCCTTGCTTGGAGCCTATGATGACAGTGATGAAGAAGATGCTGGAGAATCTCAGCATGCAACGACAAAGTCAGCTGACATTGACAGCACATTGGCCAATTTCATGGCT GAAATTGATGCAATCACCACTCAGCCAAGTTCAGAGGATGCAGCATCACACCCTTCGGTCCCAACTAGCACCCCACCCAGACCTGAGGTTAATACTCAGCAGCCAGCCGCCAATGaagaacaaaaccaacaacacacaTTGTTTGAGTACAATACTGAGTACTCGCTTGCTGGAG tgGGTGTTGAGATGGGAGACTGGCAGGAGGTGTGGGATGAGAACTCtggctgctactactactggaACACTGTAACCAATGAGGTGTCCTGGGAGCTGCCGCATTATCTAGCTGATCAGGTGCAAAGCCTGGAGCAGAATGACAAAAG cTCTAATGCCAATGGCACAAGGCATGCAGCTTATGACACCAAGGAAAATGCTGCAGCTCTACACTCAGTGAAAGAGACCAAAGTGAAG AAGGAGGTGATTGAGAGTGTTGTAGGCCTCACAAGTGAAGAGGAGGAGCGCTGTGGAGTCGCTGCAACGCTTCTTGGGCCTCTGATTCCTTCCGAAGTGAAAGAAGCTGaagaaaaatggagaaaaagacTGCTTAAAGGCTCAAGCGAGACTGAGAACAGTCTGGATTCTGATGGAGAAGGTGTTCGCCTTGCAGCATCCCCCTCTATCCCTCTGCTGGACCCTGACCCAGTACCCACGGTCCAGAAAGATCTTGGCGCTAAGAAGCAGTCAGGCGACAACTCAGATGCtgaagaggagacagaggaagacacaATGGAGCTGGAACTGGCTCTGGAGAGGAAAAAG GCTGAGCTCCGGGCGCTGGAGGAGGGTGATGTGAGTGCAGCGGGCTCCAGTCCTTGTTCTGAGACGAGCCACGAAGCTTCTGGTTCTCAAGGCCTTACACTTAAGAAAAGCCGGTGGAAGACTGCCTTCCCCTCTGCTTCCAGCCCTGACTCAAATAGCAGGGGCTCAGATCTACAGGACCACACAGAGACGA CACTTTCTAAAGTCCTAGAGAGTGTTGCGGAAGGAGAAGACAAGGAAACGGACAGTTCCGAGGAGAAAACCGTTACAAAACCGCCGGTGAAAGAAGAGGTGGAAACACCTGAGCTCAAAGTAGAAACACCTGAGCTCAAG TTTCAGATCGGGCAACTGGCTAACACCTTAACCAGCAAGATGGAGTTCTTGGGGATAAACAAAAAGGCGATCTCTAATTTTCAGTTTCTTCTGCTACAAACTGAG ACTCGGATTGCGGACTGGAGGGAGGGCGCTCTGAATGGGGTCTATCTTCGCCGCAGGCTTCAGGAAGCTGCCGAACACATAAAATATTACGAACTTAACGCCACCCCTAAAGGCTGGTCCTGCCACTGGGACAG AGAGCACAGGCGGTATTTCTATGTGAACGTCCGGACCAGTGCCTCCCAATGGGATTTCCCAaaagaggaggacgaggaggagggcCTGAAAAGCAGCCAAGGTGCCCAGACACCGATTTCCAGTCCAGGGGATGCCAAAACATTGTCTGCAACTGCTGGTGGGGTCACAG gaTCATCTACGTTTACCTTGGCTgccccaccaccacctccatcGCCCCTCTGTTCCCCATCTCAACCTCCTCTTCCTGAAAGCCCACCTCCGTCTTTCCACAACCCCCCGCCTCCACCTCTCCCCCCAGGCTCACCacctccaccccctccccctcccgACAGCGATGAGGAGATCAtggaggtggagatggagatggacgATGATAATGATGGGGAGCCCCCAGCCCCTGGAACGGAGGAAGACGGCAGTGGGAGGCCTCCTTTACCTCCAGGCACTGCTAGCACGAAG ATCCTGGAGTCATCGGGCCCCTTGGGGAAAGGCCAGAAACGTAAAGCCAGTCAGTTGAATAAAACCATTACTATTGGCAGCAGTCCCATTATCTACACCCAGCCTGCTATCACTGCAG CTCCTCTAATGCCAGCGACACCCTACTGGGGCATGCCGGCTGTCCCTGCACTTTTGGTGCCTTGTGAACCTCCTGCCCCCCCTATGCCAGCCTTACCTCCTCAACCCCCACTGCCCCCATCCCAGCCGCCTGTTGAACCTCCTGGAGCCAAAGCTCTGCCCACAGACAAGACCAAGAAAGCCAAAAAGGATAAG TCCAAGAAGAGCAAGATCAAAATGCCATCTCTGGTGATGAAGTGGCAGAGCATCCAGAAGGAGTTggatgaagaggagaagagCAGCTCCAGTGACGAGGACAGAGATCTGCTTAACAAAAAGTGTATTGAGGACTGGAAGCAACAGCAGCTTGTCAC AGGGAAAGCTTCGAAGAATGCCAACTTTGAGGCCCTTCCTGATAACTGGCGGGAACGACTGAAGAAACGGAAGATGGCGAATAGCACGTAA
- the fnbp4 gene encoding formin-binding protein 4 isoform X1 translates to MGKKSRLTGGVIGRRTILQLSPPGLRSGNVGEREEAPSGSDDEQEGDGLRFVRERLTNMKTPAAKATEGLSLLGAYDDSDEEDAGESQHATTKSADIDSTLANFMAEIDAITTQPSSEDAASHPSVPTSTPPRPEVNTQQPAANEEQNQQHTLFEYNTEYSLAGVGVEMGDWQEVWDENSGCYYYWNTVTNEVSWELPHYLADQVQSLEQNDKSSNANGTRHAAYDTKENAAALHSVKETKVKKEVIESVVGLTSEEEERCGVAATLLGPLIPSEVKEAEEKWRKRLLKGSSETENSLDSDGEGVRLAASPSIPLLDPDPVPTVQKDLGAKKQSGDNSDAEEETEEDTMELELALERKKAELRALEEGDVSAAGSSPCSETSHEASGSQGLTLKKSRWKTAFPSASSPDSNSRGSDLQDHTETTLSKVLESVAEGEDKETDSSEEKTVTKPPVKEEVETPELKVETPELKFQIGQLANTLTSKMEFLGINKKAISNFQFLLLQTETRIADWREGALNGVYLRRRLQEAAEHIKYYELNATPKGWSCHWDREHRRYFYVNVRTSASQWDFPKEEDEEEGLKSSQGAQTPISSPGDAKTLSATAGGVTGSSTFTLAAPPPPPSPLCSPSQPPLPESPPPSFHNPPPPPLPPGSPPPPPPPPDSDEEIMEVEMEMDDDNDGEPPAPGTEEDGSGRPPLPPGTASTKILESSGPLGKGQKRKASQLNKTITIGSSPIIYTQPAITAAPLMPATPYWGMPAVPALLVPCEPPAPPMPALPPQPPLPPSQPPVEPPGAKALPTDKTKKAKKDKSKKSKIKMPSLVMKWQSIQKELDEEEKSSSSDEDRDLLNKKCIEDWKQQQLVTGKASKNANFEALPDNWRERLKKRKMANST, encoded by the exons ATGGGTAAGAAAAGTCGCCTCACAGGAGGAGTGATCGGTCGGAGAACGATCCTACAGCTTTCACCTCCCGGGCTCCGCAGTGGGAATGTCGGAGAGAGGGAAGAAGCACCCTCGGGATCCGAtg ATGAACAGGAGGGCGATGGACTCAGATTCGTGAGAGAAAGGCTCACAAACATGAAGACTCCCGCAGCAAAAGCAACCG AGGGATTGTCCTTGCTTGGAGCCTATGATGACAGTGATGAAGAAGATGCTGGAGAATCTCAGCATGCAACGACAAAGTCAGCTGACATTGACAGCACATTGGCCAATTTCATGGCT GAAATTGATGCAATCACCACTCAGCCAAGTTCAGAGGATGCAGCATCACACCCTTCGGTCCCAACTAGCACCCCACCCAGACCTGAGGTTAATACTCAGCAGCCAGCCGCCAATGaagaacaaaaccaacaacacacaTTGTTTGAGTACAATACTGAGTACTCGCTTGCTGGAG tgGGTGTTGAGATGGGAGACTGGCAGGAGGTGTGGGATGAGAACTCtggctgctactactactggaACACTGTAACCAATGAGGTGTCCTGGGAGCTGCCGCATTATCTAGCTGATCAGGTGCAAAGCCTGGAGCAGAATGACAAAAG cTCTAATGCCAATGGCACAAGGCATGCAGCTTATGACACCAAGGAAAATGCTGCAGCTCTACACTCAGTGAAAGAGACCAAAGTGAAG AAGGAGGTGATTGAGAGTGTTGTAGGCCTCACAAGTGAAGAGGAGGAGCGCTGTGGAGTCGCTGCAACGCTTCTTGGGCCTCTGATTCCTTCCGAAGTGAAAGAAGCTGaagaaaaatggagaaaaagacTGCTTAAAGGCTCAAGCGAGACTGAGAACAGTCTGGATTCTGATGGAGAAGGTGTTCGCCTTGCAGCATCCCCCTCTATCCCTCTGCTGGACCCTGACCCAGTACCCACGGTCCAGAAAGATCTTGGCGCTAAGAAGCAGTCAGGCGACAACTCAGATGCtgaagaggagacagaggaagacacaATGGAGCTGGAACTGGCTCTGGAGAGGAAAAAG GCTGAGCTCCGGGCGCTGGAGGAGGGTGATGTGAGTGCAGCGGGCTCCAGTCCTTGTTCTGAGACGAGCCACGAAGCTTCTGGTTCTCAAGGCCTTACACTTAAGAAAAGCCGGTGGAAGACTGCCTTCCCCTCTGCTTCCAGCCCTGACTCAAATAGCAGGGGCTCAGATCTACAGGACCACACAGAGACGA CACTTTCTAAAGTCCTAGAGAGTGTTGCGGAAGGAGAAGACAAGGAAACGGACAGTTCCGAGGAGAAAACCGTTACAAAACCGCCGGTGAAAGAAGAGGTGGAAACACCTGAGCTCAAAGTAGAAACACCTGAGCTCAAG TTTCAGATCGGGCAACTGGCTAACACCTTAACCAGCAAGATGGAGTTCTTGGGGATAAACAAAAAGGCGATCTCTAATTTTCAGTTTCTTCTGCTACAAACTGAG ACTCGGATTGCGGACTGGAGGGAGGGCGCTCTGAATGGGGTCTATCTTCGCCGCAGGCTTCAGGAAGCTGCCGAACACATAAAATATTACGAACTTAACGCCACCCCTAAAGGCTGGTCCTGCCACTGGGACAG AGAGCACAGGCGGTATTTCTATGTGAACGTCCGGACCAGTGCCTCCCAATGGGATTTCCCAaaagaggaggacgaggaggagggcCTGAAAAGCAGCCAAGGTGCCCAGACACCGATTTCCAGTCCAGGGGATGCCAAAACATTGTCTGCAACTGCTGGTGGGGTCACAG gaTCATCTACGTTTACCTTGGCTgccccaccaccacctccatcGCCCCTCTGTTCCCCATCTCAACCTCCTCTTCCTGAAAGCCCACCTCCGTCTTTCCACAACCCCCCGCCTCCACCTCTCCCCCCAGGCTCACCacctccaccccctccccctcccgACAGCGATGAGGAGATCAtggaggtggagatggagatggacgATGATAATGATGGGGAGCCCCCAGCCCCTGGAACGGAGGAAGACGGCAGTGGGAGGCCTCCTTTACCTCCAGGCACTGCTAGCACGAAG ATCCTGGAGTCATCGGGCCCCTTGGGGAAAGGCCAGAAACGTAAAGCCAGTCAGTTGAATAAAACCATTACTATTGGCAGCAGTCCCATTATCTACACCCAGCCTGCTATCACTGCAG CTCCTCTAATGCCAGCGACACCCTACTGGGGCATGCCGGCTGTCCCTGCACTTTTGGTGCCTTGTGAACCTCCTGCCCCCCCTATGCCAGCCTTACCTCCTCAACCCCCACTGCCCCCATCCCAGCCGCCTGTTGAACCTCCTGGAGCCAAAGCTCTGCCCACAGACAAGACCAAGAAAGCCAAAAAGGATAAG TCCAAGAAGAGCAAGATCAAAATGCCATCTCTGGTGATGAAGTGGCAGAGCATCCAGAAGGAGTTggatgaagaggagaagagCAGCTCCAGTGACGAGGACAGAGATCTGCTTAACAAAAAGTGTATTGAGGACTGGAAGCAACAGCAGCTTGTCAC AGGGAAAGCTTCGAAGAATGCCAACTTTGAGGCCCTTCCTGATAACTGGCGGGAACGACTGAAGAAACGGAAGATGGCGAATAGCACGTAA